In Luteimonas galliterrae, the sequence CTCCGGACTCCAACAACGCTATGTCACCGTTCGACAAATCTAGCCGTCATCCCAGCGAACGCTGGGACCCATCTTGCTCTTGCTCTTGCTCTTGCTCTCGCGCTTGCCCTTGCCCTTGCCCTTGCCCCTAAGCCGTCATCCCGGCGAAGGCCGGACTGCGCAGGCAGGATGCCGGAGCGAACATCCGCGCAGCGGATGGCCCGAAGGGCATGCCGCAGGAGCGGCATGTCATCCAGGCCCGCGTCCTGGCGGGTGGCGTTGCGACTCGCGCCATGGACAAAGGCTTCCGGCTGCGCCGGGTCACTTTCTTTGCTGGCCCAAAGAAAGTAACCCAAGAAAGGGCCTGAACTGCGGTGCGATGCGTCGTACCTGAAAGTCTGCCAGCGGCCTGGCTTTCGTCGCAGGTGACCTTCTTACGCAGGTACTAGATTTTGATTCGTAGCGGATGGGTGACGTGGCTTTTGCGGATGGGCGCTAATAAGGGCATCCTGGCGAAAACCGGAATCCATGCTGACGTTATGCGAAGGCCGAGGTGGTTCGTTCCGTCGAAAACTAACGCTGCCCTTCGCCGCCTGCACGCGGCGTCAACAGGCGCAGGCGCACATGCAGGCCGTAATGGTCGGAGGGCCAGACGCCTTCGCTATCGGCGCGATTGAGGATGATCGTCGCCGCAGCCGGCGAGAACGCTCCCCGCTGAAGGAAGACGTGATCGATGCGCTTGGGCGCGAAATAGGCGAGATTGAGCGTGCTGTGCGCCTTGGGGTCGGCGTCCGCATCCGGATGGAGCGCGTCGTAAGCGTCTTCGAATCCGGCGGCCAATGCCTGCAACTCCGGAGCGGAGGAAGCTGCGTTGAAATCGCCGGCCAGGACCGATGGCGCATCCTTGCGGGTGCGCGCGATAAAGGCGAGCAACCCTTCGACCTGCTCTCTGCGGATCGCGCCGCCGCTATCGGTCCAGTGCAGGTGGGTGTTGTAGATGTTGACCGCGCGGCCGCCGACGGCGATGCGCACGTGCAAAGCGGTGCGGGAATCGTCGAGCGGCTCCAGCCGCGTCCAGTCCTGCGCCAGGATCGGATGGCGCGTCAGTATCGCGTTCCCGTAGCGTCGCGGGCTGTCGGCCGGATCGGTCGAGCTGAAGACGTATTCGTATCCGAGCGCATCCGCCAACGTCTTCGCCTGGTTGGGCAGCCTTTCGTGGCCGATGACTTCCTGCAGCGCGATCGCATCCGGCCGCAGCCGCTTGAGTTCGGCGAGGATCGCCGGCAGGCGCTTGGGCCATTGCGCTTTGTCGTGATACAGGTTCAGGGTGACCAGCGATATCTCGGGATCGGGTTTTTTCTCACGATTGGTTTCGTGCGCAACCGCATTCATCGGTAGCGGGGTCAGGGCCAACGCCAGCAGATAAAGCGCCATGCGTATGGCAATGCTCGCTCGCATTTCCGGATCCTGTGAGGCCTTGCCAGGATTGTAGCTTCGCAGATTTGTCTGAATAGGGCGTGGCGTTTACATCCGCAGATGTTCACTACGGCCTTCGGCCTTCGCAGTCCCGCTTTCGCGTGAATAACGGCCTTTAAGAGCATCGCCGTCTCAGCATTACGCGCATGAAGCCCACTCCCGCTTGCGGGAGAGGGTTGGGTGAGGGCGCGTGATACATGGCGCCGAGTATGGCGCAAGGCGGATCGTTCAGCGTGGAGGGGTTCGCGGTGCATCGGCGAGGAAGGAAACGATTTCCGCCAATAGCGCATCGCGGCCGTGCTCAGGCCGGTCGAGATGGACCATATGCGTGGCGTCCGGCAGATCCAAGCGCTTCACGCCCGCGCTGCGCACGGCATCGCGCGCCAGCGTCTCCGCGTCCTCGGGCCGGCTCCAGAAGTCGCGATCCGAACGGACGATCAGGATCCGCGCCGTGATCGACGAGGCATCGAACAGGCGCCGCCCCGTCGCCTGATAGAAGCTGTCTTCCATCGCGCCCATCGGCGCGCGGAAGACGGGCGGGTCCTGTCGCTTCGAGGCCGGATCGCTGGTCAGCGCGGCGGATGCATAGGCTTGGGCAATCGCCGGATCGCGCCACGACGCCTTGTCCTCGACGGGAATGGAGCGGTCCCATACGCCGAACAACGACGATGCGGGATATTCCGCGTAACCGCCGATGTCCGGATTCAGCCGCTCGGGATGCTCCGGATCGCTGACCGAAGAACCGCGGCCCAGCATCGCATGCTCGAACGAACCGCCATAAAGGGCGTTGAGCGTGATCAGGCGATCGACGTTTTCCGGACGCAGCGATGCGTAATAAGCCGCCCACATGCCGCCGGTGGCCCAGCCCAGCAGCGCGACCGGTTCGCGCTTGTCGCCGCGTACCGCACCGACCACGGCGTCGATGTCGCGCACCACTTCGTAGGCGCGCGACAGCGGACGCGATTCGGAGGCGGGCCTGTCCATCGCGGCCGGCCGTTGCGAGCCGCCGTAGCCGCGCGCGTCCATCACGTAGACCTTGCGGCCGGTGCGCCGGGCCAGGTCGGCCGCGAGCGAGCCGTTCGCGACCGGGAGATCGAAGGAGCCGATGCCGGAGACGCGGGCGCCATGGATCATGATCAGCGGGGCCGGGTCCGGTTTGGCCCCGCTTGCTGCGAGTTCGCGGACGTGCAGGCGGATGCCGTCGGAGGTGGTGACGTGGAAGTCGCGTCGTTCGATATCGGCGGCCGATGCGTTCGGCCAAGCCATGCCGGCCAGTAGCAAGGAGGCAAGGATCGGGACGAGTTTCATAATCGGACCTCGGAATGTCGCGGCAGATGGCCATGCCGCGCGCCCTCACCCAACCCTCTCCCGCAAGCGGGAGAGGGCTTAACGCGGAAGCTCAGTCTTTGGGTACGGCGGCGACGCGCAGCACCGGATACAGGTTGTAGCGCTGGTCCCACGACGAATGCAGGCGTGCGAAGAATTCCAGTCGCGCCTGCGGGTCGCGGGCGAAAGCCAGGTCGTTCTTCAGGCGCAGTTCGAACTGTTCCTTCAGCTTGGCGTCCTTGGCCAGCATCTCGCGCGCCACGTCTTCGGCGACGTAGGCTTCCATGTATTCCTTGCGCTCGAAGTCGTTGTTGAACTCGCCCCATTGCACGTAGGCGTCCGGGGCCATCGGTTCCAGCAGGCCCATCGCCAGCCGCGCCTTGGATTGCGCTATCGGCACGAACAGGCTGCCGGCGGGGATGTCGGCGGTTTCGGCCTTCCATTCGCCCTGCAGGGTCAGGCGCTGGTGGCCTTCGACCGAACCGGCGGCGAACTTGGTCTGGCTGGCGCGGAAGGCCTCGACCTTGGTCTTGGCGATGGGCTCGCCCAGCGTGCGGAACTCGACGCCGTGCACTTTGAGCTTGCCGGCCACCGATGCGGCATAGGCCGCAGGCACGATGTAGCCGCCTTTGGGCGCTACCACGGCGGTGCTGGGCAGGACTTCGTCGCGCAGCGGCAGCTTCCACACCTGCGGCTTGGTCTCGTCGTAATGCGTCATCAGCGCGCCGGAGATGTCCGACGGCGTGCGCGTGTATTCGTAGCCGCGGAAATCGACGGTGCGGACCTTGTCGCTGGCCGCGTAGTCCAGCGGCACCAGCTTGCCGCCGAGCTTTTCGGCGCGGGCGTCGGCCGCATGGGCGAGTTTCAGCCACTGGGCGCCTTCGCGGGCAGTGAGTTCGAGCACGTCGACGACGGTATTGCGGGTGATCCGCACGCGGGTCGGGTAATCCTTCCACGAATGCGTTTCCACCAGCATGCCGTAGCGGTTGCGCAGCTGGAAATAGCCGTGCGAGAAGCGC encodes:
- a CDS encoding endonuclease/exonuclease/phosphatase family protein; this translates as MRASIAIRMALYLLALALTPLPMNAVAHETNREKKPDPEISLVTLNLYHDKAQWPKRLPAILAELKRLRPDAIALQEVIGHERLPNQAKTLADALGYEYVFSSTDPADSPRRYGNAILTRHPILAQDWTRLEPLDDSRTALHVRIAVGGRAVNIYNTHLHWTDSGGAIRREQVEGLLAFIARTRKDAPSVLAGDFNAASSAPELQALAAGFEDAYDALHPDADADPKAHSTLNLAYFAPKRIDHVFLQRGAFSPAAATIILNRADSEGVWPSDHYGLHVRLRLLTPRAGGEGQR
- a CDS encoding alpha/beta hydrolase, with the protein product MKLVPILASLLLAGMAWPNASAADIERRDFHVTTSDGIRLHVRELAASGAKPDPAPLIMIHGARVSGIGSFDLPVANGSLAADLARRTGRKVYVMDARGYGGSQRPAAMDRPASESRPLSRAYEVVRDIDAVVGAVRGDKREPVALLGWATGGMWAAYYASLRPENVDRLITLNALYGGSFEHAMLGRGSSVSDPEHPERLNPDIGGYAEYPASSLFGVWDRSIPVEDKASWRDPAIAQAYASAALTSDPASKRQDPPVFRAPMGAMEDSFYQATGRRLFDASSITARILIVRSDRDFWSRPEDAETLARDAVRSAGVKRLDLPDATHMVHLDRPEHGRDALLAEIVSFLADAPRTPPR
- a CDS encoding M14 family metallopeptidase; its protein translation is MPRLSCLLALLTAAATPAFAADPALTTLSERSGFIKTGRYDEVIALCAAFAQRYPDAVRCIDFGTTPEGRPMKALVVSRSGALTPEAAHERRLPVLLVQGGIHAGEIDGKDAGFLALRQALDGEAAPGALEKTVLLFVPVFNVDGHERFGRWNRPNQRGPEEMGWRTTAQNYNLNRDYMKADAPEMQAMLALVQRWDPIAMVDLHVTDGAKFEHDISIQVEPVNSGDAEMRKAGKALRDGTISMLAGQGSLPLPFYPSFVENDVPTSGFVDGVPTPRFSHGYFQLRNRYGMLVETHSWKDYPTRVRITRNTVVDVLELTAREGAQWLKLAHAADARAEKLGGKLVPLDYAASDKVRTVDFRGYEYTRTPSDISGALMTHYDETKPQVWKLPLRDEVLPSTAVVAPKGGYIVPAAYAASVAGKLKVHGVEFRTLGEPIAKTKVEAFRASQTKFAAGSVEGHQRLTLQGEWKAETADIPAGSLFVPIAQSKARLAMGLLEPMAPDAYVQWGEFNNDFERKEYMEAYVAEDVAREMLAKDAKLKEQFELRLKNDLAFARDPQARLEFFARLHSSWDQRYNLYPVLRVAAVPKD